A stretch of Tenrec ecaudatus isolate mTenEca1 chromosome 2, mTenEca1.hap1, whole genome shotgun sequence DNA encodes these proteins:
- the LOC142439291 gene encoding ret finger protein-like 4B: protein MAVDAPGLPQDPSLEERPFALEESMRFREGVTLDAATAHSLLVVSRDLMSVCCGKVFNHPADDPGRFTEIPCVLSTPPFLHGPHYWEVEVGESREWSVGVCMESVDRNGTSTSEDVGFWVISMRSGGIYSSSFPDREIPAWPGLRRVGIFLHVNKESVVFFDATHKALIHHEEDIHTGEEPLCAFFCPEEPREADFGTPMTVVYP, encoded by the coding sequence ATGGCAGTGGATGCTCCCGGCCTGCCCCAGGATCCTTCCCTGGAGGAAAGACCTTTTGCCCTTGAGGAGTCCATGAGGTTCCGAGAGGGTGTGACCCTGGATGCAGCCACTGCCCACTCCCTCCTGGTCGTCTCCCGTGACCTCATGAGCGTCTGCTGCGGGAAGGTCTTCAACCACCCCGCAGACGATCCCGGAAGGTTCACCGAGATACCCTGCGTCCTCAGCACCCCTCCCTTCCTTCACGGCCCCCATTACTGGGAGGTGGAAGTGGGAGAGAGCAGGGAGTGGTCTGTGGGTGTCTGCATGGAGTCTGTGGACAGAAATGGGACCAGCACTTCCGAGGACGTTGGCTTCTGGGTCATCAGCATGAGGTCAGGGGGCATCTACAGCAGCTCCTTCCCAGACCGGGAAATCCCTGCCTGGCCTGGCCTTCGCCGCGTGGGCATTTTCCTGCACGTGAACAAGGAAAGCGTCGTCTTCTTCGATGCCACCCATAAAGCCCTCATCCACCACGAGGAGGACATCCACACAGGCGAGGAGCCCTTGTGTGCCTTCTTCTGTCCAGAGGAGCCAAGAGAGGCTGACTTCGGCACTCCCATGACCGTCGTCTATCCGTGA